Proteins encoded in a region of the Gammaproteobacteria bacterium genome:
- a CDS encoding deoxyhypusine synthase family protein, whose protein sequence is MSTISEFVHHHYRHFNSAALIDAADAYVKHLDQGGVMFMTLAGAMSTAELGLSLADMIRQDKVHAICCTGANLEEDIFNLVAHDHYVRVPHYRELTAADEEVLLSKHLNRVTDTCIPEEEAIRRIERVILDAWTQADSAGECYFPHEFLYQVLRSGALEEHYQIDPKDSWMVAACEKNLPIIVPGWEDSTLGNIFASHVITGEIKNVHTVRSGIEYMIMLAEWYERTAASASIGFFQIGGGIAGDFPICVVPMLQQDLQKDETPRWGYFCQISDSTTSYGSYSGAVPNEKITWGKLSADTPKFIIESDATIVAPLIFACVLGR, encoded by the coding sequence ATGAGTACCATCAGCGAGTTCGTCCACCATCATTACCGGCACTTCAATTCGGCGGCGCTGATCGATGCCGCAGACGCCTACGTCAAGCACCTGGACCAGGGCGGAGTCATGTTCATGACCCTGGCCGGCGCCATGAGTACGGCCGAACTGGGTTTGTCGTTGGCGGACATGATCCGCCAGGACAAGGTGCATGCCATATGCTGCACCGGCGCAAACCTTGAGGAGGACATTTTCAACCTCGTTGCGCACGATCACTACGTCCGGGTGCCACACTACCGGGAACTGACGGCCGCCGACGAGGAAGTCCTGCTCAGCAAGCACCTCAACCGCGTGACGGACACCTGCATCCCCGAAGAAGAGGCCATTCGCCGGATCGAACGCGTGATTCTTGACGCGTGGACCCAGGCCGACTCCGCCGGCGAATGTTACTTTCCCCACGAGTTCCTGTACCAGGTGCTGCGCTCCGGCGCACTCGAAGAGCACTACCAGATCGACCCGAAAGACAGCTGGATGGTGGCGGCCTGCGAGAAGAACCTGCCCATCATCGTCCCGGGCTGGGAGGATTCAACCCTGGGTAATATTTTCGCCTCGCACGTGATCACCGGGGAGATAAAGAACGTGCATACGGTGCGCAGCGGCATCGAATACATGATCATGCTGGCCGAATGGTACGAGCGAACCGCAGCCTCGGCCTCTATCGGCTTCTTTCAGATCGGCGGCGGCATCGCCGGCGATTTCCCGATTTGCGTGGTGCCGATGCTGCAACAGGACCTGCAGAAGGACGAAACGCCGCGCTGGGGTTATTTCTGCCAGATCAGCGACTCGACCACCAGTTACGGCTCCTACTCCGGCGCGGTTCCCAACGAGAAAATCACCTGGGGCAAGCTGTCGGCCGACACGCCCAAGTTCATCATCGAGTCGGACGCGACCATCGTCGCACCGCTGATCTTCGCTTGCGTACTGGGCCGTTGA
- the speA gene encoding biosynthetic arginine decarboxylase, producing the protein MTGEPKLETAQPDWRPEDAAELYRVNDWSDGFFTVNPQGHVAVRPFGNDSLSIDLLDVIAEAQRRGVRFPLLLRFQDVLRARVQRLNQAFALAISETGYQGAYRGVYPIKVNQLHEVVEEVIDAGKPFGLGLECGSKAELVATLAHLESDETLLICNGVKDRTMLSLILSAQELGKNVMPVMEKFAEFEQLIALADETGMPTQFGVRVRLRTGGAGKWADSGGYRSKFGITLPELMEMIDRLNRGRIQHRFSLLHFHLGSQISNIQQLRQAAKEFAQIYAELVGLGMPIRYLDVGGGLGVNYTGDMQEGSINYSLGEYANAVVAAIQSVCDERGVAHPTLVSESGRAMTAHHSVLVAETVGAYRKDQADKDPQIPADAHRLVHDLREKLIGLRQLAPGDAKATQILESWHDVEEIHQEASALFSMGFLSLAQNALIERMYWSACSAVLQHLRHADTGPHQQVLQELEDKLVDQYLVDFSVFQSMLDHWAIQQPFPIVPLDRLDERPTRRGLLVDLTCDSDGKVAQYVSSRDDKNFLELHELQPGEPYYLGFFLMGAYQDIMGDVHNLFGRTAEAHIYADAEEEGNFWIEKVLPGARVEDMLAQVQYFPNDLRRRVESMIKTKIEEGALRPKRAMAILDQYMAMFQDETYLANPRDNDWRRPHNEPDP; encoded by the coding sequence ATGACCGGGGAGCCGAAGCTGGAGACTGCCCAACCGGATTGGCGGCCCGAGGATGCTGCCGAACTCTACCGGGTCAATGACTGGAGCGATGGCTTTTTCACCGTCAACCCGCAAGGCCACGTCGCGGTCCGGCCGTTCGGTAACGACAGCCTGAGCATCGACCTGCTCGACGTGATTGCCGAAGCGCAGCGGAGGGGCGTCCGCTTCCCCTTGCTGTTGCGGTTCCAGGACGTGTTGCGCGCCCGGGTTCAGCGCCTCAACCAGGCCTTCGCCCTGGCCATCAGCGAAACCGGTTACCAGGGCGCATACCGCGGCGTCTATCCGATCAAGGTCAACCAGCTGCACGAAGTGGTCGAGGAAGTGATCGACGCCGGGAAGCCGTTCGGCCTGGGGCTGGAGTGCGGGTCCAAGGCGGAACTGGTGGCCACCCTCGCCCACCTGGAGTCGGACGAAACCCTGCTGATCTGCAACGGGGTCAAGGATCGGACCATGCTGTCACTGATCCTGTCGGCACAGGAACTGGGCAAGAACGTCATGCCGGTAATGGAGAAGTTCGCCGAGTTCGAACAACTGATTGCCCTGGCGGACGAGACCGGCATGCCGACGCAGTTCGGCGTGCGCGTCCGTTTGCGCACCGGAGGGGCGGGCAAATGGGCCGATTCCGGCGGCTATCGTTCCAAGTTCGGTATCACCCTGCCCGAACTCATGGAGATGATCGATCGGCTCAACCGTGGCCGCATCCAACACCGTTTCAGCCTGCTCCACTTTCACCTTGGAAGCCAGATATCCAACATTCAGCAGTTGCGCCAGGCTGCCAAGGAATTCGCCCAGATCTACGCCGAACTGGTCGGCCTGGGCATGCCCATCCGTTACCTGGACGTGGGTGGCGGGCTCGGCGTGAACTACACCGGCGACATGCAGGAAGGCAGCATCAACTACAGCCTGGGTGAATACGCCAATGCCGTGGTTGCCGCGATCCAGTCTGTCTGCGATGAACGCGGTGTGGCGCATCCGACCCTGGTGTCGGAAAGCGGCCGGGCCATGACCGCGCACCACTCGGTCCTGGTGGCCGAAACCGTCGGCGCCTATCGTAAGGACCAGGCCGACAAGGACCCGCAGATACCCGCCGACGCCCATCGCCTGGTTCACGACCTGCGCGAAAAGCTGATTGGGCTGCGGCAGCTGGCGCCGGGCGACGCCAAGGCTACCCAGATACTCGAATCCTGGCACGACGTGGAAGAAATTCACCAGGAAGCGTCCGCCCTGTTCAGCATGGGCTTCCTGTCCCTGGCGCAGAACGCGCTGATCGAGCGCATGTACTGGAGCGCCTGCTCGGCCGTGCTTCAGCACTTACGCCACGCCGACACGGGCCCCCACCAGCAGGTGCTGCAGGAACTGGAAGACAAGCTGGTCGATCAGTACCTGGTCGACTTCTCGGTGTTCCAGTCCATGCTCGATCATTGGGCTATCCAGCAACCTTTTCCGATCGTTCCGCTGGACCGCCTGGATGAACGTCCGACCCGCCGCGGGCTGTTGGTCGACCTGACCTGTGATTCCGACGGCAAGGTGGCCCAGTACGTCTCGTCACGGGATGACAAGAATTTCCTGGAGCTGCACGAACTGCAGCCGGGCGAACCGTACTACCTGGGCTTTTTCCTGATGGGCGCCTATCAGGACATCATGGGCGACGTCCACAACCTGTTTGGCCGCACCGCCGAGGCGCACATATACGCGGACGCCGAGGAAGAAGGTAATTTCTGGATCGAGAAAGTACTGCCGGGCGCCCGCGTAGAAGACATGCTGGCCCAGGTTCAGTATTTCCCCAATGACCTGCGCAGGCGCGTCGAATCCATGATAAAGACCAAGATTGAAGAAGGCGCACTCAGGCCCAAGCGGGCGATGGCCATTCTCGACCAGTACATGGCCATGTTCCAGGACGAAACCTATCTCGCCAATCCGCGGGACAACGACTGGAGGAGACCGCACAATGAGCCAGACCCTTGA